A single Paenibacillus sp. FSL R5-0517 DNA region contains:
- a CDS encoding bifunctional UDP-sugar hydrolase/5'-nucleotidase, with protein sequence MTSIHPTASFDILYTSDLHGAIRPIHYNTNAYRPAGLALLASLIRKERERSPELMLVDNGDLLQGSPLASYAASQISNNEGHPFITVLNELGYDAAVMGNHEFNYGQDLLRRAVEASNFPWLSANIVHAEHDRANESESSRDLPTGAALPAFGPPYLMKTLSSGVRIALLGATTHYIPNWEHPKNIEGLQFLDALETIRTWVNYIREHEQPDVMVVSYHGGFESDLETGEPAERLTGENQGYAICRDIEGIDVLLTGHQHRQLTATIHGVTVIQPGFSGNGAGHVSVQLEQSSGGKWKITDKKARFLLLDEHNEVEPDATVMKLTDELEAEAQAWLDQPIGEVAGDLSISNATALRLKAHPFIAFVHQVQMEATGAQLSNTAMLSEEARGFGSHITVRDVLSNFIYPNTLTVLELSGQDVREALEQTARYFEVNASGEVAVNPAYMEPKPQHYNYDMWAGMEYELDISRPVGSRVVKLEREGKPMDMDGMYSVVMNSYRAAGGGDYAMYPGKKVLHEGATDMAALVEDYIRRHQPLTVEQADNWRVVGRKGE encoded by the coding sequence ATGACATCCATACACCCTACGGCAAGCTTCGATATTCTGTATACCAGTGATCTGCACGGGGCAATTCGCCCCATTCATTACAATACCAATGCGTACCGCCCGGCTGGGCTTGCCTTGCTGGCTTCCCTGATTCGTAAGGAACGCGAGCGTTCACCTGAACTGATGCTGGTGGATAACGGGGATCTGCTGCAAGGATCACCCTTGGCCTCTTATGCAGCTTCACAGATTTCCAACAACGAAGGGCATCCCTTCATCACAGTTCTGAATGAACTCGGTTATGATGCTGCGGTGATGGGTAACCACGAGTTCAACTATGGTCAGGATCTGCTGCGCCGAGCAGTTGAAGCTTCCAACTTCCCTTGGCTGTCAGCCAACATTGTTCATGCTGAGCACGACAGAGCCAATGAATCAGAATCTTCGAGAGATCTTCCAACAGGTGCAGCTCTGCCAGCCTTCGGCCCTCCCTATCTAATGAAGACACTCTCCTCCGGTGTTCGAATTGCACTCTTGGGTGCAACGACACATTATATCCCGAACTGGGAGCATCCGAAGAATATTGAAGGTTTGCAGTTCCTTGATGCCTTGGAGACCATTCGTACATGGGTTAACTATATACGCGAGCATGAACAACCAGATGTAATGGTTGTCAGTTATCATGGCGGGTTTGAGAGTGATCTGGAAACAGGAGAGCCTGCCGAACGGTTAACTGGAGAAAATCAAGGCTATGCCATCTGTCGGGACATCGAAGGCATCGATGTGCTGCTTACCGGACATCAGCATCGTCAGCTTACCGCTACTATCCATGGTGTAACCGTCATTCAGCCGGGATTCAGCGGAAATGGTGCGGGGCATGTATCCGTTCAGTTGGAGCAATCATCGGGCGGGAAATGGAAGATTACAGATAAGAAGGCCCGGTTTTTACTTCTGGATGAACATAATGAGGTCGAACCTGATGCTACAGTTATGAAGCTTACGGACGAGCTGGAAGCTGAAGCACAAGCATGGCTGGATCAACCGATTGGCGAGGTTGCTGGGGATTTGTCCATCTCCAATGCAACGGCTCTGCGGCTTAAGGCGCATCCTTTTATTGCTTTTGTACATCAAGTGCAGATGGAAGCGACTGGAGCGCAGCTCTCCAATACCGCCATGCTAAGTGAAGAAGCCCGTGGTTTCGGGAGTCACATCACCGTACGGGACGTGTTATCCAACTTTATCTATCCTAATACTCTGACCGTGCTGGAGCTGAGTGGTCAGGATGTCCGGGAGGCGTTGGAACAAACAGCTCGTTACTTTGAAGTAAATGCTTCTGGCGAGGTGGCAGTCAATCCGGCTTATATGGAACCCAAACCTCAGCATTATAATTACGATATGTGGGCTGGTATGGAATACGAGTTGGATATCTCCCGGCCTGTAGGTAGTCGAGTTGTGAAGCTGGAACGTGAAGGCAAGCCAATGGACATGGATGGCATGTACTCTGTGGTGATGAACAGCTACCGTGCTGCTGGCGGTGGAGATTATGCGATGTATCCAGGTAAAAAAGTGTTGCACGAAGGCGCGACAGATATGGCCGCACTGGTAGAGGATTACATCCGCAGACACCAACCGTTAACAGTGGAGCAGGCGGATAACTGGCGGGTTGTTGGTCGCAAGGGGGAATGA
- a CDS encoding phosphate/phosphite/phosphonate ABC transporter substrate-binding protein — protein MKKSALFLPLLILVLFLSACGSSSSTTGSANGGNASPNASGTSTAETEKAVEGYVPTELTVQFVPSQNADTLEAKAKPLEKLLGDKLGIPVKVSVSTDYNTIIEAMASNKVDVGFLPPTAYVLAKEKGAAQVILQAQRFGVNDETGAPTEQLADSYKSMFIVKKDSPIQSIEDLKGKKVAYQNVTSSAGYVWPAGLLLDRGIDPLKDVTPVTLKGHDQGVIAVLNGDVDAAAIFQDARNTVAKDYPTVFEDTRVLAFTEPIPNDTIAVRTDMNADWTAKIKQAFIDIGKDTEGHQIIKEIYTHEGYVESDDSKFEIVRQYGEKVKGE, from the coding sequence TTGAAGAAGTCTGCTTTATTCTTACCATTGTTGATTTTGGTTCTGTTTCTGAGTGCTTGTGGGTCTAGCAGTAGTACAACAGGTTCGGCTAACGGGGGTAATGCGAGTCCGAATGCATCCGGTACGTCTACGGCAGAGACAGAGAAAGCTGTCGAAGGTTATGTGCCAACGGAATTGACGGTTCAATTTGTTCCTTCCCAGAATGCAGATACGCTTGAAGCCAAAGCGAAACCGCTGGAGAAGCTGCTTGGTGACAAACTGGGCATTCCGGTAAAAGTCAGCGTATCCACCGACTACAACACAATTATTGAAGCAATGGCTTCCAACAAAGTAGACGTAGGTTTCTTGCCTCCAACAGCTTATGTACTGGCAAAAGAAAAAGGCGCTGCACAAGTTATTCTGCAAGCACAACGTTTTGGTGTAAATGATGAGACAGGTGCTCCAACCGAACAGTTGGCGGATTCCTATAAATCCATGTTTATCGTGAAAAAAGATTCGCCGATTCAATCCATCGAAGACCTAAAAGGTAAAAAAGTTGCTTACCAAAACGTAACGTCTTCCGCAGGTTATGTATGGCCAGCAGGTCTGTTGCTCGACAGAGGCATTGATCCATTGAAAGATGTAACACCTGTAACGTTGAAAGGTCATGACCAAGGTGTGATCGCTGTATTGAACGGCGATGTTGATGCGGCAGCTATCTTCCAAGATGCCCGCAACACGGTAGCCAAAGACTATCCGACTGTATTTGAAGATACACGTGTACTGGCGTTCACTGAGCCTATTCCTAACGATACCATTGCCGTTCGTACAGACATGAATGCTGATTGGACTGCGAAGATCAAACAAGCCTTCATCGATATCGGTAAAGATACGGAAGGTCACCAGATCATCAAAGAAATCTATACGCATGAAGGTTATGTAGAATCCGATGATAGCAAGTTTGAGATCGTTCGTCAGTATGGCGAAAAAGTGAAAGGTGAATAA
- the phnC gene encoding phosphonate ABC transporter ATP-binding protein yields the protein MIELHNVTKTYANGTKGLDNINLKFEQGEFIAVVGLSGAGKSTLLRSINRLHDISEGEILINGSSITKAQGKRLRMIRRDIGMIFQSFNLVKRSSVLRNVLAGRVGYHSTMRTILGRFPKEDIELAFTALDRVNISEKAYSRADQLSGGQQQRVAIARVLAQEAKIILADEPVASLDPLTTKQVMDDLKRINQDLGITTIVNLHFIDLAREYATRIVGLRAGEVVFDGPVEEATDERFAEIYGRPILADELLDKQAVHEQGEVVV from the coding sequence ATGATTGAGCTTCATAACGTTACCAAAACTTACGCTAACGGCACCAAGGGCCTGGATAATATTAATCTAAAATTTGAGCAGGGGGAATTCATTGCTGTAGTGGGTCTGTCGGGTGCGGGTAAATCAACTCTCCTGCGATCCATTAATCGGCTGCACGACATTAGTGAGGGCGAGATTCTGATTAACGGAAGTTCCATCACGAAGGCACAGGGCAAACGGCTACGCATGATCAGACGTGACATCGGCATGATTTTCCAAAGCTTCAATCTGGTGAAGCGGTCTAGTGTACTCCGTAATGTACTTGCTGGACGCGTTGGATACCATTCCACCATGCGTACCATTCTGGGTCGTTTTCCCAAAGAGGATATTGAACTTGCATTTACGGCGCTGGATCGGGTTAACATCTCGGAGAAAGCCTATTCCCGTGCAGATCAGCTATCCGGTGGACAACAGCAGCGTGTGGCTATTGCCCGTGTACTGGCACAGGAAGCAAAAATCATTCTGGCTGACGAACCAGTTGCTTCACTCGACCCGCTTACAACGAAACAGGTCATGGATGACCTGAAACGCATTAATCAAGACCTTGGGATTACCACGATTGTCAATCTTCACTTTATTGATCTTGCGAGAGAGTATGCGACCCGTATTGTCGGATTGCGAGCAGGCGAGGTCGTATTCGATGGCCCGGTGGAAGAGGCAACGGATGAGCGTTTTGCAGAAATATACGGCAGACCGATTCTCGCTGACGAATTGCTGGACAAGCAGGCTGTGCATGAGCAGGGAGAAGTTGTGGTATGA
- the phnE gene encoding phosphonate ABC transporter, permease protein PhnE — MKGQSNVPLQNVGGVGKEPGSSPAQVVNRPKPPGRTKHLLTLVIILLLLWASAKQTDASFTELYEGFPNMLDLLKEMFPPRWSYFDNIVQGMLETIRMALIGTTIGAIIAIPISIICAGNLMPSRWIYYPARFLLNLIRTVPDLLLAALFVAVFGLGPIPGILALAVFSVGLIAKLTYETLETIDQGPLEAMTAVGMNRIQLIVYGVVPQLAAQFTSYVLYAFEINIRAAAILGLVGAGGIGLYYEATLGFLEYDKTSVIILFTLVIVLVIDYVSTKLREKLL; from the coding sequence ATGAAGGGGCAGTCCAACGTTCCACTTCAGAATGTAGGCGGAGTGGGGAAGGAACCTGGTTCCAGCCCGGCTCAGGTTGTGAATCGCCCGAAACCGCCTGGGCGTACGAAACATCTGCTCACCCTAGTGATCATTCTGCTCCTTCTGTGGGCCAGTGCCAAGCAGACGGATGCCAGCTTTACGGAGTTGTATGAAGGTTTCCCCAACATGCTGGATTTACTGAAGGAGATGTTCCCACCTCGGTGGAGTTACTTTGATAATATCGTGCAAGGCATGCTGGAAACGATCCGAATGGCCCTGATCGGAACAACCATTGGTGCCATTATTGCAATCCCGATCTCGATCATCTGTGCCGGTAACCTGATGCCGAGTCGCTGGATCTATTATCCGGCGCGCTTTCTGCTGAACCTGATTCGGACTGTACCGGATCTGCTGCTTGCTGCTCTATTTGTAGCTGTGTTTGGTCTGGGTCCAATCCCCGGAATCTTGGCACTGGCTGTGTTCTCGGTTGGTCTGATTGCGAAGCTCACGTATGAGACGCTGGAAACCATTGATCAGGGGCCGCTGGAAGCGATGACGGCTGTGGGTATGAACCGGATTCAGCTCATTGTATATGGCGTGGTGCCGCAATTGGCTGCTCAGTTCACATCCTATGTGCTGTATGCCTTCGAAATTAATATACGTGCTGCTGCCATTCTCGGACTGGTGGGAGCCGGAGGAATTGGACTCTATTATGAGGCCACACTTGGATTCCTGGAGTATGACAAGACCAGCGTAATCATTCTGTTTACCCTCGTCATTGTTCTGGTCATTGATTATGTAAGTACTAAGCTGCGGGAGAAATTGCTATGA
- the phnE gene encoding phosphonate ABC transporter, permease protein PhnE: MKNETSRIRPKPRKNPLRWVIVLLLILVYVWALAGVPFTGFKETAAQIMKAIVAGIFSPDWDFVYLPEGEDLLRGLLDTLAISVLGTVISAVLCIPFAFWSARNMSGHRSISGAGKMVLSFIRTFPEIIMALLFIKAVGPGSFAGVLALGLHSIGMLGKLYADEVENIDYGPSEALLASGANRMQQLWFAILPQVMPGFLNYTLYRFEINVRSATILGVIGAGGIGTPLIFALSTRNWPRVGIILLGIIVMITIIDLISGYIRKKLV; the protein is encoded by the coding sequence ATGAAAAATGAAACAAGCCGCATCCGGCCAAAACCACGGAAGAACCCGCTACGCTGGGTCATTGTGTTACTGCTAATCCTTGTATATGTCTGGGCTCTCGCTGGTGTACCATTCACTGGCTTTAAGGAAACCGCTGCTCAGATTATGAAGGCTATTGTAGCCGGAATATTCTCACCGGATTGGGATTTTGTATACTTGCCAGAGGGAGAAGACCTACTTCGGGGACTGCTCGATACACTGGCGATTTCCGTGTTGGGTACCGTAATCTCGGCAGTACTCTGTATCCCGTTTGCATTCTGGTCTGCCCGCAATATGAGTGGGCATCGTTCCATCTCGGGTGCAGGGAAAATGGTACTCAGCTTCATCCGCACGTTCCCTGAGATTATTATGGCCTTGTTGTTCATTAAGGCCGTAGGCCCAGGTTCGTTCGCAGGGGTACTCGCCCTTGGATTACACTCCATCGGCATGTTGGGTAAATTGTACGCAGATGAAGTCGAGAATATCGACTACGGCCCATCTGAGGCGCTGCTTGCCTCCGGAGCCAATCGCATGCAGCAGTTGTGGTTCGCCATTTTGCCGCAGGTTATGCCAGGATTCCTGAACTATACGTTGTATCGGTTCGAGATTAATGTACGTTCTGCGACTATACTCGGCGTAATTGGAGCAGGGGGGATTGGAACCCCGCTGATTTTTGCACTTAGCACACGGAACTGGCCGCGAGTAGGTATAATCCTGCTGGGAATTATCGTGATGATCACGATTATCGACTTGATCTCAGGGTATATTCGTAAGAAGCTGGTGTAG
- a CDS encoding DUF5689 domain-containing protein, whose amino-acid sequence MALPLQIGLWNGDASVHAEGPTDPAPFIQAKVVNQNAGKKVLFDNSHGQTAGAADWVIDGGFSDFGNALANDGYYVKELRKTTPFTYDDLKEYNVFVIAEPQIPFKTSEQAALKQYVETGGSIFFVGDHYNADRNKNRWDGSEVINGYRRGAFEDPAKGMSTDERNSEAMQNITSSDWLSDNFGVRFRYNALGDINANIIVPADQAFGITEGVSAVAMHAGSTLAITDPEKAKGIVYLPKTNAKWNNAVDQGVYNGGGIEEGPYVAVSKLGAGKAAFIGDSSPVEDASPKYLREETGTRKTTYDGFKEVDDAVLLVNTVNWLATQENYTDFTQVNGLELDTATALLPFEEPAASTEPQAEPWAAPAAGYKWYDRSTFKAGSYGGPASSANASYSFVKQDTLPNAEDFQIRVVVENMAPNTTVSGYSAGIYLTGGTQVAMIQNESGSWPTSYGYSSTFSVTSDSQGRGIKDLNVRIKPGTTGAASLRLRLNGSNLITNAVTVGNVPAEQLPEEEGPIPAAITVAEARTKAVGTTVTIEGVVTTEPGAFGGQAFYLQDETAGIYVFQHTSGFHAGDTVKVTAATTIYNSEFELTDIVAIEKTGTASVPAPIEVTAITDANQGQLVQLKDVTIENIISATPAGSFEFDAVAADGATTHIRVDTRTGVTDTSFPYTAGDKIDITGVSAIFKDVYQLKPRSLNDFVPAEDQGGGEQPSTPAAEAPGKPVLSSDNGYTTGLFEGAYNVSMNLWWGENGSEYKLYENGVLIDTQKLTAATPSSQFAKTAITGKTNGTYTYVAELTNDKGTTRSEVLTVQVTNATPDKATLSQNNWDGDGNYSVSMNLWWGTNATEYRLYENDVLIDTQALKAATPASQSAVTELSGRANGTYTYRAELINAAGVTSTETITVQVTKALPLAS is encoded by the coding sequence ATGGCTTTGCCGCTTCAGATCGGATTATGGAACGGAGATGCATCGGTTCATGCGGAAGGACCGACAGACCCGGCACCATTCATCCAAGCGAAGGTTGTGAACCAAAATGCAGGCAAGAAAGTATTGTTCGACAACTCACACGGCCAGACGGCTGGAGCAGCAGACTGGGTCATCGATGGAGGTTTCTCTGACTTCGGGAATGCACTCGCGAATGATGGTTATTATGTCAAAGAACTTCGCAAGACGACTCCATTTACCTATGATGATCTGAAAGAGTATAACGTATTCGTTATTGCAGAGCCTCAAATTCCTTTCAAAACATCCGAACAGGCAGCACTCAAACAATATGTTGAAACAGGCGGCAGCATCTTCTTCGTTGGAGATCACTATAATGCAGACCGTAATAAAAACCGCTGGGATGGCTCTGAAGTTATCAACGGCTATCGTCGTGGAGCATTCGAAGATCCAGCCAAAGGCATGAGCACAGATGAGCGTAATTCTGAAGCCATGCAAAACATCACCAGCTCGGACTGGTTGTCCGATAATTTTGGCGTACGATTCCGCTATAACGCACTTGGCGATATCAATGCCAATATCATTGTACCGGCAGATCAAGCCTTCGGCATCACAGAAGGTGTGTCGGCTGTAGCCATGCATGCCGGCTCAACCCTCGCAATCACTGATCCGGAAAAGGCAAAAGGCATTGTGTACCTGCCAAAAACCAACGCAAAATGGAACAACGCGGTGGACCAAGGCGTATACAACGGCGGCGGGATCGAAGAAGGTCCTTACGTAGCCGTATCCAAGCTTGGAGCAGGTAAGGCTGCCTTCATCGGTGACTCCTCTCCAGTAGAAGATGCATCGCCTAAATACTTGCGTGAAGAGACGGGCACACGCAAAACAACCTATGACGGATTCAAAGAAGTCGATGATGCCGTATTGCTCGTGAACACGGTGAACTGGCTTGCTACACAAGAGAACTACACGGACTTCACTCAAGTAAACGGACTTGAACTGGATACAGCTACAGCGCTGTTGCCATTCGAAGAGCCGGCTGCTTCTACAGAACCACAGGCTGAACCTTGGGCCGCACCTGCTGCCGGATACAAGTGGTACGATCGTTCCACGTTCAAGGCTGGTTCTTACGGCGGCCCTGCATCCAGCGCAAATGCTTCTTACAGCTTCGTGAAACAGGATACGCTTCCGAATGCAGAAGACTTCCAGATTCGTGTCGTTGTGGAGAACATGGCTCCAAACACAACCGTATCCGGTTATAGTGCTGGTATCTATCTGACTGGCGGAACACAGGTAGCCATGATTCAGAATGAAAGTGGTAGTTGGCCGACATCGTACGGTTACAGCTCCACATTCAGTGTAACCTCGGATAGCCAAGGTCGCGGGATCAAAGATCTGAATGTACGTATCAAACCGGGTACAACTGGCGCTGCAAGCCTGCGTCTCCGTCTGAACGGCAGTAACCTGATTACCAATGCCGTGACTGTTGGCAATGTGCCAGCTGAACAGCTTCCGGAAGAAGAAGGACCGATTCCAGCAGCGATTACCGTTGCTGAAGCACGCACCAAAGCTGTCGGTACGACCGTAACCATCGAAGGTGTTGTAACGACAGAACCAGGTGCATTCGGTGGACAAGCCTTTTATCTTCAAGATGAAACTGCCGGAATTTATGTCTTCCAACACACAAGTGGCTTTCATGCAGGTGACACGGTGAAAGTAACGGCAGCAACAACCATCTATAACAGCGAGTTCGAGCTTACCGACATCGTTGCGATTGAGAAAACAGGTACGGCTTCCGTACCTGCTCCAATTGAAGTTACAGCCATTACAGATGCGAACCAGGGTCAACTGGTTCAATTGAAAGATGTAACGATTGAGAATATCATCAGTGCTACACCGGCTGGATCTTTCGAATTTGACGCAGTGGCTGCGGACGGAGCAACTACACACATCCGTGTAGACACCCGTACAGGTGTGACAGATACTTCCTTCCCTTATACTGCTGGGGACAAAATTGATATCACAGGCGTTTCTGCTATTTTCAAAGACGTATATCAATTGAAACCTAGAAGCTTGAATGATTTTGTACCTGCTGAGGATCAAGGTGGAGGCGAACAGCCTTCCACTCCAGCTGCAGAAGCGCCGGGTAAACCGGTGCTTTCTTCTGATAATGGATATACGACTGGCCTGTTCGAAGGTGCGTATAACGTAAGCATGAACCTCTGGTGGGGCGAAAATGGTTCTGAATACAAACTGTATGAGAACGGCGTTCTCATTGATACGCAGAAGTTGACTGCGGCTACACCTTCTTCACAGTTTGCTAAAACCGCCATTACTGGCAAAACGAATGGCACGTATACTTACGTTGCCGAGCTGACCAATGACAAAGGCACAACACGCAGTGAGGTACTGACAGTACAAGTAACCAATGCCACTCCAGACAAAGCAACATTGTCCCAAAACAACTGGGATGGTGATGGCAACTACAGCGTATCTATGAACCTCTGGTGGGGTACGAACGCTACCGAATACCGTCTCTATGAGAATGATGTATTGATTGATACACAAGCATTGAAAGCCGCTACACCCGCTTCTCAAAGTGCGGTTACGGAATTGTCCGGTCGTGCTAACGGAACATACACGTACCGCGCTGAGCTGATCAACGCCGCAGGCGTAACCAGCACAGAGACAATTACAGTTCAAGTAACCAAAGCGTTGCCTTTGGCTAGCTAG
- a CDS encoding RNA polymerase sigma factor: MNNAQINDAYVNYKSEITRYLSHIVKQPQDAEDLAQDCFIRLMNVTVDIPEDRLLYYLKRIARNLAMDSFRRRTRTLKRDSRLEVPTHHLDTPQLEINEGVHDLVSHINNTEHRKILELRLIHGYSIKETAELVNRSEGMIKSSVFHAVNRIRAKVIS; encoded by the coding sequence ATGAACAATGCACAAATCAACGATGCTTATGTCAACTATAAATCAGAAATCACACGGTATCTATCCCATATCGTCAAACAGCCACAAGACGCAGAAGATCTGGCTCAGGATTGCTTCATTCGACTGATGAATGTGACCGTAGATATCCCTGAAGATCGACTCCTCTATTATCTCAAACGGATTGCCCGAAACCTTGCCATGGACAGTTTCCGCAGGCGAACCCGTACACTTAAACGTGACAGCCGTCTGGAGGTACCTACCCATCACCTCGATACACCCCAACTTGAAATTAATGAAGGCGTTCATGATCTTGTCTCCCATATCAACAACACGGAACACCGAAAAATATTAGAACTTCGCCTCATCCACGGATACTCCATCAAGGAAACAGCAGAGCTGGTGAATCGCAGTGAAGGCATGATTAAGTCTTCTGTCTTCCATGCCGTCAATCGAATTCGGGCCAAAGTCATCTCATAG
- a CDS encoding response regulator transcription factor: MRPKEILIIEDEESIRDILSYSLRKEGFEIKEAATGKEGLNLLRDSKPDLILLDLMLPDMSGFDVCRQLSVNSKIPVIMITAKSDMLDKVLGMELGADDYITKPFDIREVVARIRAIFRRIDLISETLENQSYEVVRLGKHIEIRKDEREVWKDGERAGLTNKEYDLLLFLVTHHRKVHTRSELLDKVWGFDFAGDTRTVDIHIQRIRKKLDSGVQGISMIETVFGVGYKLNIQVQT, from the coding sequence ATGAGACCAAAAGAGATTTTAATTATTGAGGACGAGGAGTCCATTCGAGATATTTTGTCCTATTCGTTACGCAAGGAAGGATTTGAGATCAAGGAAGCAGCTACGGGTAAAGAGGGGTTGAATCTGCTTCGGGATTCGAAGCCGGATCTGATCCTGCTGGATCTGATGCTGCCGGATATGAGCGGTTTTGATGTGTGTCGGCAACTGTCTGTGAACTCCAAGATACCCGTCATCATGATCACTGCGAAGTCTGACATGCTGGACAAGGTACTTGGCATGGAGCTTGGGGCGGATGATTATATCACGAAACCTTTTGATATCCGTGAGGTGGTTGCGCGCATTCGGGCGATCTTTCGCCGGATTGATCTCATCAGCGAGACACTGGAGAATCAGTCCTATGAGGTGGTCAGGCTTGGCAAGCATATTGAGATTCGCAAGGATGAACGGGAAGTGTGGAAAGACGGGGAACGCGCAGGACTCACCAATAAGGAATATGACCTGTTGTTATTTCTCGTGACCCATCATCGTAAGGTACATACACGTTCTGAACTGCTGGACAAGGTATGGGGATTTGATTTTGCAGGAGATACCCGAACGGTGGATATTCATATACAACGGATTCGCAAGAAATTGGATAGTGGTGTGCAGGGCATTTCGATGATAGAGACTGTATTTGGTGTAGGGTATAAGCTGAATATTCAGGTGCAGACATGA
- a CDS encoding HAMP domain-containing sensor histidine kinase yields the protein MKWTIQFKMVVLFSVIVFIGFSVLLILSNKVAQENMYREVHEDMVQSKKNLDIALNQYFLIHNKRMSRDSLEAGSRELAEQIGSAVGGKITVYRPDASPYGSTGSEANVAMRSDHPDVKAAIQSKIAYTTVVDKGRVTSSLSFPLQMDQQLIGIVQMEKDYTDLFKRNLRFQNTIKLFAAVIFVFVFIASIFISRKITQPIRVLTKRSAEVAQGSLNADIQITTKDEIGELASSFTIMIDRVREQIDVIERERDEVNQVQARSKVFFDNVTHELKTPLTTILGYAQILRDNGFTDQDFFDKGMNYIIKESQRLNTMVADILEVSVSSAVIQAYRFERIDVSDVIREACEDMSIKAGKYNIGIHYELEEHQYLQGDRDKLKEVFLNVLDNSVKYSDVNSIIEVQSFRLGETIAIVIRDQGEGIGAEALQHVFEPFYQDKGINRVEKGSAGLGLSIVKNIVERHGGTVEMKSIMRQGTQVNISLPGEMNA from the coding sequence ATGAAGTGGACCATCCAGTTCAAAATGGTGGTGCTCTTCTCGGTCATCGTCTTTATCGGATTCTCCGTTCTGCTGATTCTGTCCAATAAGGTGGCACAGGAGAATATGTACCGGGAAGTGCATGAGGACATGGTGCAATCGAAGAAAAATCTGGATATCGCGCTGAATCAGTACTTCCTGATTCATAACAAACGCATGAGCAGAGACTCGCTCGAAGCAGGAAGCCGCGAGCTTGCGGAGCAGATTGGTTCAGCCGTTGGGGGAAAAATTACCGTATATCGCCCTGATGCTTCACCATACGGATCTACTGGCAGTGAAGCTAATGTCGCTATGCGGTCTGACCATCCTGATGTGAAGGCGGCCATACAATCCAAGATCGCGTATACCACAGTTGTGGATAAAGGTCGGGTCACCTCCAGTCTGTCCTTTCCGCTTCAGATGGATCAACAATTGATCGGAATTGTGCAGATGGAGAAGGATTACACGGATTTGTTCAAACGCAACCTGCGTTTTCAAAATACGATCAAACTGTTCGCGGCGGTGATTTTCGTATTTGTATTTATCGCCTCCATCTTTATTTCCCGGAAAATCACCCAACCTATCCGTGTACTCACGAAACGTTCTGCGGAAGTGGCTCAGGGGAGTTTGAATGCAGACATTCAGATAACCACTAAGGATGAGATTGGTGAACTGGCTTCAAGCTTCACCATCATGATTGATCGTGTGCGGGAGCAGATTGATGTGATTGAGCGAGAACGGGACGAAGTGAATCAAGTACAGGCGCGAAGCAAAGTCTTTTTTGACAATGTGACACATGAACTGAAGACACCACTAACGACCATTCTGGGATACGCCCAGATTTTGCGGGATAACGGATTTACCGATCAGGATTTTTTTGACAAAGGCATGAATTATATTATCAAGGAAAGCCAGCGTCTCAACACGATGGTTGCGGATATCCTGGAGGTCTCGGTCTCCTCTGCGGTCATTCAGGCGTACCGATTCGAACGTATCGATGTATCGGATGTTATTCGTGAAGCTTGTGAAGACATGTCGATTAAGGCGGGCAAGTACAATATAGGCATTCACTATGAGCTGGAGGAACATCAGTATCTACAGGGAGATCGGGACAAGCTGAAGGAGGTATTCCTCAACGTTCTGGATAATTCGGTTAAATATAGTGATGTCAATTCAATCATTGAAGTACAATCCTTCCGGTTAGGTGAGACCATCGCTATTGTGATTCGTGATCAGGGGGAAGGAATCGGAGCTGAAGCACTCCAGCATGTATTTGAACCCTTTTACCAGGATAAAGGAATCAACAGGGTGGAGAAGGGCAGCGCAGGACTGGGCTTGTCTATTGTGAAGAACATCGTGGAGCGTCATGGAGGAACAGTGGAGATGAAGAGCATCATGCGGCAAGGGACACAAGTAAATATCAGTCTTCCGGGGGAAATGAACGCATGA